Below is a window of Yimella sp. cx-51 DNA.
CGGGTGAGCACGATGTCCTGGTACGCCGACCGCTTGGTCAGCGCAATCGGGTCGCGGTAGATCTGCTGCTGCGCGCTGAGTTCGAACTGCGTGGCGTAGAACCCCAGGCCGCCGAGCACGGCCAACACGGCCACCAGACCCGAGGCCAGTCCAGCGCGGGCCGCCCGGCCGAGCTCGTCACGGAAGACCACCGCGCAGACCACCACACCGACGACGGCGTTGATCGCGCCGACCAGCAGCGTGCCGCGCAACAGGCCGAACCACGGCAGCAGCACGAACGGGAAAGCCAGGCCGCCCAACAACGCTCCGACGTAATCGGCGGCGAACAGGTCGGCCACCGCCGAGGTGGCGTCCTGGGCACGGATCCGCTGCAGCAGCGTCATGAGCAGCGGGATCTCGGCCCCGATCAGCAGACCGAGGACGAACGCGAGCACGACCAGCATCGGTTGGTACATCGACAGCCACGCAAAGGCCGCGTACAGCACGACCACGCTCGTGCCGCCCAGCAGCGCCAGCAGCAGTTCGATCACCGCGAAGTTGACCGCCGCCCGGCTGGTCAGCCGTTTGGAGATCAGCGCTCCGACGCCCATCGCGAAGACCATGACCGACAACACGATCGAGGCCTGGGTGATCGTGCTGCCCAAGAGATAGGAGCCGAGCGCGACGAGCGCGAGTTCGTACACCAGCCCACAGGCTGCACACACGAAGACCGCGCCCATGATCAGGGCGCGGGCACCTCGCGTGCGTTGGTCAGTTGATGGCGGCACAGATCATCGCCGCGGTGGCCAGGTTGGCACTGGCCGACACCCAGACCGCCGGGTGGCGCTCCCGCTCGACCAACAGGTGGCCGAGCTTGCCGGGCGTCAGAGCGTCGACGGCGACGAAGCTGATCGCCATGAAGATCAGGCCGAGGACGCTGTAAGCGGCGGTGCTGATCAATCCTTCACCGAGCCCGTCGTAGGAGCTGCGGATCGACACGACCACGATCATGGCGACTGCGATCACGTTGGCGGACAACAGGATCGCGGCATTGACATTGCGTTGTTCCCAGATGAGTTCATGCAACTTACCGGGCGTCAGTACATCGACGAGCGCGTAGCCGGCCAGCAGCAGGACGCTGCCCAACGCGGCGAATGCAGCGATGGAGCCGACGTCCGACAGCAGATCTGAAGCGGTCACTTTTCCTCCGTGGGTGGTGCGGGATTCACTTGCCGGAACCGGAGCCGCCGCCCCGGAAACCGCTGCCTTTTCGGCTGCCGTAGTAGTTGCGGGCATAGGTACCGCCGCGGTCGCGGTCACACGCTTCGCGGGCTTGCTCGGTCGTCGGCGCCAGCAGCCCCTTGGCCTTCTGCTCGGCGATGTACGCCGCACGGCACGCGGCCTCGTCCTTGCTGTCGCCGCATCCGGCGACCCCGATGGTCGCCGTCACGGCAACCGCGACCATCGCCAATCGGGTGATCGACCGTTTCATGACCTCTCCTGCGGATCGTCGGATTCACCGAGCACGGTGCGGGTGTGCACGACCTGTCCGTGCTGGGGGTAGACATGCCACGACTGCCACGACCGGCCGCCGGCCTGCGCGGCGAGCACAGTGAGGGCCAACGGGTCACCCGGGAAGCGCGCGACGATCGTCTGCTCGCCCCTCCACCGGGGAGCTGACTCATCGATCCAGCGCTGTAGTTCGTCCCGGTCGAGCTCGTGCACAGCGCTCGTCATGCGGTAGAGCTCGGTCTCGTGTTCGGGCGGCAGCGGGGTGTCGACCTGGGGCAGGTAAGCGACGGTCTCAACCAGACCGACAGCCGGGCCGTCCAGCACCACGACCTGGTGCGAGGCTCCGAGAATGCGCAGGTCGAGGCCGCCCACCCGGCGCTCGGCCACCGCCGGTTGCAGCTGCGTGGACAGGCTGAAGCGGAGGTCCTCGGCGCGGGTGTCGACGTACGGCGAGGCGAGTTCGACGACAGTCACGCGATCACCTGGATCTGCCCGGTGGGCACGGCGCGACCCAACGAGGCTTCCCACGGGCCGTCCCCGTAGCGGTCGAAGCTCAGCATCTGGTCGTCGCATTCGTAGTCGTAGTACTCGTAGTCACCGTGGTCAGACCCATCGCGTATCGCGTAGGTTCCACGGCCGTCGTCCTCCCGTCGGAAGGTGAGACCGTCAACCTTGAGCTTGCGGCCCCCGGGTGAGACCTCCACCAAGTCAGGACGCTCGGTCCAGGTGGCGCACAACAGCTGGCCCTCGTCCATCTCGACCGTGAGCCAGTGCACCCAGGCATGACCGAGGATCTGGTGCTCCTGCCAG
It encodes the following:
- a CDS encoding DUF2617 family protein produces the protein MTVVELASPYVDTRAEDLRFSLSTQLQPAVAERRVGGLDLRILGASHQVVVLDGPAVGLVETVAYLPQVDTPLPPEHETELYRMTSAVHELDRDELQRWIDESAPRWRGEQTIVARFPGDPLALTVLAAQAGGRSWQSWHVYPQHGQVVHTRTVLGESDDPQERS
- a CDS encoding DUF350 domain-containing protein; this translates as MTASDLLSDVGSIAAFAALGSVLLLAGYALVDVLTPGKLHELIWEQRNVNAAILLSANVIAVAMIVVVSIRSSYDGLGEGLISTAAYSVLGLIFMAISFVAVDALTPGKLGHLLVERERHPAVWVSASANLATAAMICAAIN
- a CDS encoding DUF4178 domain-containing protein, with protein sequence MLGKSLEQIGPGSRLRLLGMDVTVTSSIDLTSEGWSWQEHQILGHAWVHWLTVEMDEGQLLCATWTERPDLVEVSPGGRKLKVDGLTFRREDDGRGTYAIRDGSDHGDYEYYDYECDDQMLSFDRYGDGPWEASLGRAVPTGQIQVIA